The following proteins are encoded in a genomic region of Schistocerca serialis cubense isolate TAMUIC-IGC-003099 chromosome 9, iqSchSeri2.2, whole genome shotgun sequence:
- the LOC126418904 gene encoding vacuolar protein sorting-associated protein 29, protein MLVLVLGDLHIPHRCSSLPSKFKKLLVPGRIQHILCTGNLCTKESYDYLKTLASDVHVVRGDFDENLNYPEQKVVTVGQFRIGLSHGHQVVPWGDPESLALIQRQLDVDILISGHTHKFEAYEHENKFYINPGSATGAYNPLDTSIIPSFVLMDIQSSTVVTYVYQLVGDEVKVERIEYKKS, encoded by the exons ATG CTTGTGCTTGTTCTCGGAGATTTGCACATTCCTCACAGATGTAGCAGCCTGCCATCAAAGTTTAAAAAACTTCTGGTACCTGGCCGAATACAGCATATACTTTGCACAGGAAACTTGTGCACGAAGGAATCATATGACTACTTAAAAACCCTCGCAAGTGATGTGCATGTTGTCAGAGGAGATTTTGATGAG aatttgaaCTACCCAGAGCAAAAGGTTGTCACAGTTGGCCAGTTCCGTATTGGATTGTCCCATGGCCACCAAGTTGTACCATGGGGAGATCCAGAATCCTTAGCACTAATACAACGACAGTTAGATGTGGACATTCTGATATCGGGGCATACTCATAAGTTTGAAGCATATGAACATGAAAACAAGTTTTATATTAATCCAGGTTCTGCAACAGGAGCTTATAACCCTCTTGACAC ATCAATTATTCCTTCCTTCGTTCTTATGGACATACAGAGTTCAACAGTGGTTACGTACGTGTACCAACTTGTTGGAGATGAAGTTAAGGTAGAGAGAATTGAATACAAGAAGAGCTAG